In Deferribacteraceae bacterium V6Fe1, one genomic interval encodes:
- the pckA gene encoding phosphoenolpyruvate carboxykinase (ATP) encodes MKKLVYDEYGFKNIAYVNRNLTTPALYEAIVKRSEGIIAHLGPIVVRTGHHTGRSANDKYIVDLPGTSDVYWSKDNKPISKESFEKIYSKIKAYLQTKEIFVQDCYAGSDEETRLKVRVISEYAWHSLFARNMFIRELNNEKLENFKPDFTVIDLPRFHANPEEDGTNSETFIIVNFDEKLVLIGGTSYAGEIKKSIFTVMNYLLPKKDIMSMHCSANIGEKGDVALFFGLSGTGKTTLSTDPERYLIGDDEHGWNDSGVFNIEGGCYAKVINLSKEAEPDIFETTRKFGTILENVAIDVETRRINLDDDSLTENTRASYPITHLSKIVKDGKGGHPKNIIFLTYDAFGVLPPVAKLSKEQAMYHFVSGYTAKVAGTEKGVTEPKAVFSACFGAPFMVHHPFRYAKLLGDKITKHNVTCWLVNTGLTGGPYGVGERFKIKHTRAIIKSILDGSLEKADFVRNEVFGFGIPKEIPGIPENVVHPELAWKDRDKYKESLKNLAKNFVENFKKFESHDKTDVVKGGPEI; translated from the coding sequence ATGAAAAAGCTTGTTTACGATGAGTATGGTTTTAAAAATATTGCCTATGTAAACAGAAATCTTACAACCCCGGCTCTTTATGAGGCGATAGTTAAAAGAAGTGAGGGGATTATTGCTCACTTGGGACCCATTGTAGTTAGAACCGGTCATCATACGGGAAGGTCAGCAAACGATAAATATATTGTTGATTTGCCTGGTACAAGCGATGTGTATTGGTCTAAGGATAACAAACCGATAAGCAAAGAGTCTTTTGAAAAAATATATAGCAAGATTAAGGCTTATTTGCAGACAAAAGAGATTTTTGTTCAGGATTGCTACGCCGGGAGTGATGAAGAAACAAGACTTAAAGTAAGAGTGATTTCTGAGTATGCATGGCATTCACTCTTTGCAAGAAATATGTTTATAAGGGAGCTTAATAATGAAAAGCTTGAAAATTTCAAGCCGGATTTTACTGTAATTGATCTTCCGAGATTTCATGCTAATCCTGAGGAGGATGGCACAAATTCCGAAACATTTATAATAGTAAATTTTGACGAAAAACTTGTCTTAATCGGTGGGACAAGTTATGCCGGTGAAATAAAAAAATCTATTTTTACCGTAATGAATTACTTGCTGCCAAAGAAAGATATCATGTCGATGCATTGTTCTGCCAATATTGGTGAAAAAGGGGATGTGGCACTGTTTTTTGGCCTTTCCGGTACCGGTAAAACAACTCTGTCCACTGACCCTGAAAGATATTTGATAGGTGATGATGAGCATGGTTGGAATGATAGTGGTGTTTTCAATATTGAAGGTGGATGTTATGCAAAGGTGATTAATCTTTCCAAAGAAGCTGAGCCTGATATATTTGAAACCACTAGAAAATTTGGGACAATTTTGGAAAATGTTGCAATTGACGTTGAAACAAGGAGAATTAATCTTGATGATGATTCTCTGACAGAGAATACAAGGGCTTCTTACCCTATAACTCACCTTTCAAAAATTGTAAAAGACGGTAAAGGGGGGCATCCCAAAAATATAATATTTTTGACTTATGATGCGTTTGGAGTATTGCCACCAGTGGCAAAATTAAGTAAAGAGCAGGCAATGTATCACTTTGTCTCAGGCTATACTGCTAAAGTTGCGGGGACTGAAAAAGGGGTTACGGAGCCTAAGGCGGTATTTAGTGCATGTTTTGGGGCTCCTTTTATGGTCCATCACCCATTCAGGTATGCTAAGCTGTTGGGGGATAAAATAACGAAACACAATGTTACTTGCTGGTTAGTAAACACAGGGCTTACCGGCGGGCCATACGGAGTAGGGGAGAGATTCAAAATTAAGCATACAAGGGCAATTATAAAATCTATCTTGGATGGAAGCTTGGAAAAGGCTGACTTTGTCAGGAATGAGGTTTTTGGATTCGGTATTCCTAAAGAAATCCCTGGTATTCCTGAAAATGTAGTCCATCCTGAGCTTGCGTGGAAAGACAGAGATAAGTACAAAGAGAGTTTAAAAAACTTGGCGAAAAATTTTGTTGAAAATTTTAAAAAGTTTGAATCCCACGATAAAACAGATGTTGTTAAAGGCGGGCCTGAAATATAA
- a CDS encoding HNH endonuclease: MFANEFFIAGVSDNEIKKEKEKARALRKKQWWKNQISRGICHYCGEKFSPEELTMDHIVPLIRGGKTTKGNVVPACKECNNKKKYMLPIEWAEYLENLKNK, from the coding sequence ATGTTTGCAAACGAGTTTTTCATAGCTGGAGTTTCAGATAACGAAATAAAAAAAGAGAAAGAAAAAGCTAGGGCTTTAAGAAAAAAACAGTGGTGGAAAAATCAAATATCACGAGGTATTTGCCATTATTGTGGTGAAAAATTTTCACCTGAAGAATTAACTATGGATCATATTGTCCCGCTTATAAGGGGTGGCAAAACCACTAAGGGGAATGTTGTCCCTGCTTGTAAAGAGTGCAACAACAAAAAAAAATATATGCTCCCTATTGAGTGGGCAGAGTATCTCGAAAACTTAAAAAACAAGTGA